One stretch of Procambarus clarkii isolate CNS0578487 unplaced genomic scaffold, FALCON_Pclarkii_2.0 HiC_scaffold_95, whole genome shotgun sequence DNA includes these proteins:
- the LOC138360092 gene encoding uncharacterized protein, with protein sequence MAYQLVPEAYRQKKLEKTSEHTFTEFATSKERLFQEWCASRKVKTKEDVEQLILLEDFKDCLSGDLKTYLEEQQVETLSAAATMAEEYILTHRPSARYVPKTYSRYSAKHKPEEKTAPRSAAKSTPDSPRRFSPKRDIMCWTCGKKGHIAARCRSSASNNPRREVMPVSSIVPPMATLEKRKELFAPYTSQGYVSSDNSGVSVNGTQKVILGGFPSTLYVAPLIKVRLESQHFKGECRLAVVDSLPIEGIDVILANDLALGLLPNHPLVMEDPVCEETSPIAVVQTRSQAQFQVPSDLNTLFDSPPIPQVTSSPAPDPPVPMPVPECWTLASLLEEQRKDPQVQKLANTIQFPTKGGDLYVWSNEVLCHRCPPKYPQSTEVGKQIVVPAVFRSKLLETAHADRFAGHGGVSKTFHRLAKCFYWPHMKKDVRRFCKTCHACQMAWKANLPVPKAPLCPIPSLGEPFEHLILDIVGPLPPSTSGVQYLLTILDRVSRYPEATPLKTITAKVLVKPLLWFVSRYGLPKTIQTDQGSNFMSRLFRQQIVDLGIQQITSSAYHPKSQGALERFHQTLKSMLRKFCHDRQNKWVEDLPYLLFAVRSVPNESLGISPFEMIYGHSVRSPLEVARDHWLDEKTVVDVVDWLSTIKGRLFSAWEMAKKTLKDTQKTTKSRYDKRTKQRDFLVGDLVLVCTPTVTRSLSAKFVGPYQVMRKVTSNNYLLNTPDRRKKETLVHVNMIKKYEGQDTLPITMVTTKDDIEEDEDVLTNSEVLYNLQAKLTHVNGGDQPTLLKMIRRYKTIFRDVPGLTSVLQHDVVLEEGVQPIKQHPYRLNPLKKKVVEDEVEYMLKHHLIAPSTSPWSSPILLVPKPGKKYRFCIDYCQVNKVTVAKFDLFKGYWQVPLTDRAKLISAFVTPDVLLECQVMPG encoded by the exons atggcttaccagttggtgcctgaggcttataggcagaagaaactggaaaagacctcggagcacacgttcaccgagtttGCGACCAGCAAGGAAcgactttttcaggagtggtgtgcTTCTCGGAAGGTGAAGACCAAAGAAGacgtcgagcagctcatactgctagaggacttcaaagactgcctATCAGGGGATCTGAAGACATACTTAGAGGAACAACAAGTAGAGACCTTAagtgcagcagccactatggcagaagaatacatcttgacgcacaggccttctgctaGGTATGTCCCAAAGACCTACTCAAGATATTCGGCAAAACATAAACCAGAGGAGAAGACCGCCCCTCGTAGTGCCGCCAAGTCAACCCCAGATAGTCCAAGGAGGTTTAGTCCAAAAAGGGACATAATGTGTTGGACCTGTGGAAAGAAAGGACACATCGCTGCTAGGTGTCGTAGCAGTGCGAGTAACAATCCACGTAGGGAAGTTATGCCGGTAAGTAGTATAGTACCACCGATGGCAACCCTGGAGAAGAGGAAAGAATTGTTCGCCCCATATACTTCCCAAGGGTATGTATCAAGTGACAACTCGG GTGTATCAGTGAATGGGACCCAGAAGGTAATCCTAGGTGGTTTCCCTTCCACATTGTACGTTGCCCCTTTGATAAAGGTGCGTCTAGAGTCCCAACACTTCAAAGGCGAGTGTCGGTTAGCTGTGGTGGACAGTCTTCCCATAGAAGGAATTGACGTTATTTTGGCCAATGACTTAGCCCTAGGTTTGTTACCTAACCATCCCCTGGTCATGGAAGATCCAGTGTGTGAAGAGACAAGTCCAATTGCGGTAGTGCAAACAAGGTCTCAGGCTCAGTTCCAGGTACCATCAGATTTAAATACTCTGTTTGACTCTCCTCCTATCCCACAGGTTACGAGTAGCCCTGCACCAGACCCGCCCGTCCCGATGCCAGTTCCTGAATGCTGGACTCTAGCCAGTCTGCTAGAAGAGCAGAGGAAGGACCCTCAGGTACAAAAGTTGGCTAACACCATACAATTTCCCACGAAAGGAGGTGATCTGTACGTCTGGTCGAATGAAGTACTGTGTCACAGGTGTCCTCCGAAATACCCCCAGTCAACTGAGGTAGGTAAGCAGATAGTCGTCCCAGCCGTGTTCCGATCTAAGCTGTTAGAAACGGCCCACGCCGATAGATTTGCTGGACATGGTGGGGTTTCGAAAACCTTTCATCGACTAGCCAAGTGTTTCTACTGGCCGCACATGAAGAAGGACGTACGTCGCTTCTGCAAAACCTGCCACGCCTGCCAGATGGCATGGAAAGCAAACCTGCCTGTCCCCAAAGCTCCTTTATGCCCTATTCCATCCCTAGGTGAGCCGTTCGAGCACCTCATCCTGGATATAGTAGGCCCGCTTCCGCCTTCTACATCAGGGGTGCAGTATTTGCTCACTATATtagatcgggttagtaggtacccagaagcaACCCCCCTTAAGACCATCACAGCTAAGGTCTTGGTGAAACCTCTACTCTGGTTCGTCTCGcgatatggtcttcctaagaccatTCAGACGGATCAGGGATCGAATTTTATGTCTCGTTTGTTTCGCCAACAGATCGTCGACCTGGGAATCCAACAGATTACCTCCAGTGCCTACCATCCCAAGTCGCAAGGAGCTTTGGAGCGTTTCCATCAGACGCTGAAGAGCATGCTTAGGAAGTTTTGCCATGACCGGCAGAATAAGTGggttgaagacctaccctacctCCTATTTGCGGTGAGATCAGTGCCTAATGAATCACTAGGAATCTCCCCATTCGAGATGATTTACGGCCACTCTGTGAGAAGTCCCTTAGAAGTGGCACGAGACCATTGGCTGGACGAGAAGACCGTCGTAGACGTTGTGGACTGGCTATCCACAATTAAAGGCAGGTTGTTCTCTGCTTGGGAAATGGCAAAGAAAACCTTAAAGGATACTCAGAAAACCACCAAGAGCAGGTACGATAAGAGGACCAAACAAAGGGATTTCCTAGTAGGGGATCTAGTTTTGGTATGTACTCCCACAGTGACTAGAAGTTTGAGCGCTAAATTTGTAGGTCCTTACCAGGTCATGAGAAAGGTCACTAGTAACAATTACCTTCTTAACACTCCAGACCGCAGAAAGAAGGAAACTTTAGTTCATGTCAACATGATTAAAAAATATGAGGGCCAAGATACACTCCCAATAACCATGGTGACAACTAAAGATGACATTGAGGAGGATGAGGATGTACTAACTAACTCTGAGGTTCTATATAATTTGCAGGCAAAATTGACGCATGTGAACGGAGGAGATCAACCAACATTGCTGAAAATGATCCGGAGATACAAGACAATCTTCAGAGATGTTCCAGGACTAACATCTGTCCTACAGCATGATGTTGTACTGGAGGAAGGAGTCCAGCCTATAAAGCAACACCCCTACCGACTCAACCCCCTGAAGAAAAAGGTGGTGGAAGATGAGGTGGAGTACATGTTGAAACACCATCTGATAGCCCCAAGCACGAGCCCATGGTCATCCCCGATACTACTAGTGCCCAAACCTGGTAAGAAATACcgtttctgtattgattattGCCAGGTGAATAAGGTCACAGTAGCTAAATTTGACCTATTTAAGGGCTATTGGCAAGTTCCCCTCACGGATAGGGCCAAACTCATCTCTGCGTTCGTGACTCCCGACGTCCTGTTGGAATGTCAGgtgatgcctggttga